Part of the Longimicrobium sp. genome, GCGAACTGCTCGCCCCAGGCCTTATCGCCACCCCTCCACGCTCCGCCGTGGATGGCCAGGATGGCCGGCCGGCCTGCACGACCGCCATCCGACCTGGGTTCGTAGAAATCGAACGTTCCATGGTAACCGATGGCCGGGTCATAGCTCAGGCCCTCTTCGACGTCGTATGGCTTTGCCTCGCAACCGCTCACGCCTGAGACGAACAAAAGAAAAGCCGCCGCCGCCATTCCACGACCCGGTTCGCGAACCTCTGGCATGACACTCTCCTGTGACATAACGCGGGTACCCCCGGTCCTCAGCCCTCCACCTCGATCGGTTCGATGTTGTCGCCCTCCTCCCAGTCGAGGAGGTTGTACGGGTCGATGCCGCCCCGGGCGGGCTTCTCTGGCACGATCACCGTGATCGTCTGCCTCCCGGAGCGGATGCGGTGCTTCCGCAGGTAGAGCGTCCTGCCCAGGATCTCGCCCGGCGCGGCGGGGGCGAAGATCCCGATCTCCACCGCTTCGGTCACCGGCAGCTCCGTCTCGACGCCGGCGCTGTCGGCGACGACCTTGTGCGCCTCCACCTCGAGCGTCACCCGCCAGGCGCCCGCCGGCGTCCGCACCGTCGTGGCCCGCTTCGTATCGAACGTCCAGAAGGTGTTCACCTCGAAGAGGTCGTGCAGCAGCGGCTTGAGCGAGTCCGGCGTGACCGCCTGCAGCTCCCGGTACATGTCGAGCGTGGTGGCCAGGGACGACGCCTTCTTCTCCACCAGCGTGCGCAGCGCCCCGTTCACGCGCTCCTCGCCCACGTATTCGCTGAGCGCGTGGAACGCGTAGGGCCCTTTGCGGTAGTTGGCCCAGGGGTCCATCGCGCGGAGCAGCGGCAGCCCCGTGCGGATCGGCGGCCACGGGTTGGGCTCCCGCATGAAGCTCATGAACCGCCGCAGCGCCTCCCGGCCCTTCACGTTCTTCACGAGCTGCATCGCGGAGTACCAGGCGAGGCTCTCGGAGATGACGCCGCCTCCCTCGGCGAACGCGGGCTTGAGCTGCATCCCCCACCACTGGTGTCCCATCTCGTGCGCCACGATCTCGAAGATCGCGTCGAAGCCGTCGTCCCGCGGATCCAGCTGGAAGAAGCCCTCCCCGCCGGTGACGACGCCGCTTCCGTCGACGCCCATGCCGACGAAGTTGCCCGGCTGCTCGACGACCTGCAGGAAGCGGTACGGATAGGGGCCGAACTGCGCCGAGTAATAGTCCAGGGACGCCCGCACGCCGCGGAGCAGGCGCTCGAGGTGCTCCGCGTGTCCCGGGTGGACGTAGACCTGGACGTCGACGTTTCTCCACCGCTCGCGATGCACCGCGTAGTCGGCGGAGAAGAAGACCTCCAGGCCGTTGATCGGGACGTCGCTGACGTAATGGAAGTAGCGGCGCCCCGCTTCGCTCCAGGTACGGCGCAGCTCGCCCGGCGCGACCGCCACCTGACCCTCGTCGGTGCCGACGATGGCTTCGAAGGTAGCCGCGGCGCCCGCCGTCGTATTCGGATCGATGTCACCGGGCGGGGGCAGGGTGACCTGCCGCGGCAGGCCGTGCCTGCGCCGGTCGTCCGCGCTCCAGAGCTCGCGCAGCGGCTGGTAGCCGACGACCGGCAGCGCCCCGCTGGTGAAGTACGTGCCGTTCGGGAGGATCGCGATGCCCGCCCCGCTCTTCGGGAAGCCGCCGTTGCGGAAGCCGCGCGGCTCGAACTCCACCTCGAAGCTGAGCGTCAGCGAGTCGCCAGGCTGCAGCGGCCTCTCCAGGGCGTAGATGTCGTGGCCGAGCTTCTCGTCCGCGACCACGCGCCGGGCGGGGCGGTCGAACCTCACGCGGGTGTCGACGTAGAACGCCGGCTCCAGGTGCACGGAGTCGATCGGCACCGCGTCGCGGTTTACCAGGCGGTAGCTGCCGCGGATCGTCGCGGCCCTCCGCCCGGGGTGGATCTCGACGTGCAGCTTCGTCGCCGTCCGCCGCGGCTGCGGAACGCCCTCGTACTTCCCGTACCGCCGCTCGTATTCGGCGCGGCGCTGCACCAGCTCGTCGTCGGTGACGTACTCGTTGAGCACGTTCGTGTTGTAGAAGACGAAGCCGCCGAGGGCGAGGACGAGCCCGGCGGCCGCCGCGCCGATCGCGGCGGTCGGGCGATCGAAGCGACGCCGCGCGAGGCGCAGCCGCGTTCCGAAGCCGGGCTCCCGGCCGCGCACCCACAGCAGCCGCGCCGCCGCGGCCAGCAGCAGCGCCCACGCCGCCCAGTAGAGCTTGAACCACAGCCAGGGGCCCAGGGACCCGCCGAAGCCGCGCATGTCCGTGAGGGACCACTCCGGGCCGGCCGTATAGACGAGCAGCTTGTGGTGGATGCCGAGGAACGAGGCGAAGATCAGGTAGAAGTACGCGACGAGGCAAACCAGCAGCCCGAGGTATTTCTGGTTCACCACCGCGTGGACCGTGAAGGCGAGCACGGCGAACAGCAGGTACTCGGGGAGCTGGAGCCCGAACAGGATCCGCGCGTACCGGCCGAGCTCGAAGTCGTGATAGCCGAGGAGCGCCTGGGTGATCATCCCGGCGGCGGTCAGGCTCAGCATGTAGGCGGCGAGCACGGCGCCGAGCCCCAGGAGCTTGCCGAGGAACAGGACCCACTCCGGCGCCGGCGTCGCGTCGACGTTCTCGCCCAGGCCCGCATCCCGTTCCCGCCAGACCAGCTCGCCGGCGAAGTAGATGATGAGGAGCGGTACGATCACCCGGAAATCCGTGGCCTGCGTGAGCGGCGCCGTCATGTGCTTCGACAGCAGGTAGCCGGTGCGCGGCAGCAGCGGGATGCCCCAGTGCTGCGTCTCCGTCGCCAGCACCAGGACCACGAACATCGGGAACGCCACCAGCAGGAAGAGCCCGGGCAGGCTCGTCGCGATCGTCCAGAACGACGACCGCGCGATCGCCAGCGTCTGGCGCGCCTGCGTCGCGAAGCCGAACGACTGGCGCACCCGCGGGACGGAGATCGCGGCCGGCGCGAGCGCGGCGTCGGGCGTGGGCGCCGTCGCGGTGAACCGGCGCGTGATGCGGCTCAGCAGGTCGGTGGCGGTGCGGTGCGCGAAGCGGAAGCGCAGGCAGGTGAGCGCGAGCGCCAGGAGCGCGAGGCCGAGCCACAGGAGCCGGTTCCAGAGCATCGGCCCCTGCAGCGTGAACATGCGGACGTTCTTCTCGACGAGGGTCCACTCCGACATCATCTCGTTCATGATGGCGATGATCCCGATCGGATCCGCCATCAGCGCCCGCTTCCCCAGCCCCGACAGGTAGAGCGTGAACGTGACCGGGTAGGAGAGGAAGAAGAGGACGATGCTGCCGACGTACGCCGCGATCGGCCGGCCGCTCGGCAGCGCCAGCGAGAACTGGATCGCCGTGGCGATGAACGCGTTCGTCAGCCCGATGAAGCCGTACGCGGCGAGATACGCGGCCGGCCGGAACGGGCCGACGATGTCCGGGTTCGCCCCGGGCGCGTACACGGCGAGGAGGCTGCCGATCTGCACGCCGAGCAGGATCCACGCGTTGAGCACGAGCGCGGCGAGGAAGCGGCCGCCCAGGTACTCGGCCTTGCTGACCGGGCTCGTGTACGCGAGCGGATGGAGCCCCGCGTGCACGTCGCGCGCGGCCGCCTCGCCCGCGACGATCGGGGAGATCAGCAGCCAGATCTGGCAGCTGAACACGGTGACCGCCGTGATGATGAAGGGCGAGTTGAGGATGAAGTCCTGCGGCAGCGTGACCGGGACGATCGCGATCCTCGTGCTGAAGAACGCGAACACGACCAGGACCGCCATGGCGAGCCACGGCCAGGGACGGCGTACCTGGTAGGCGAGCTCGAAGCGGAAGACCCCGAGGAGCTTCATGGCGCCGCCGCCGGCTCCCCGCGGCGCCGGCCGATGTGCCCCGCCATCGTGCTGAAGTAGACGTCCTCGAGGTCCGGCTCGGCGGGCTCGAAGCCCGGGCCGGGCGCCGCGTCGCTATAGACGTGCACGACGGTGCGCCCGGCGAGGAGCTTGGTCGAGATCACCGCGTGCTCCCGCTCAAGCCCCGCCAGCGCGCGCTTCTCGATCACGCTGCGCCAGATCCGGCCCCTCATCTCCCCGATCGCGCCGAGCGGCTCGGCCTCGAGCAGGATCTCGCCACGGTCGATGATCGCCATCCGCGTGCACAGCTCGCTCACGTCCTCCACGATGTGCGTGGAGAGGAGGACGACGCTGTTCTCGCCCACCTCGGAGAGCAGGTTCAGGAAGCGCACGCGCTCGGCCGGGTCGAGCCCCGCCGTCGGCTCGTCGACGATCATCAGCTTCGGGCTGCCGAGCAGCGCCACGGCCACGCCGAAGCGCTGCCGCATGCCGCCGGAGTAGCCGCCCAGCTTCTGCCTGCGCACGTCCCACAGGTTCACCTGCCTGAGCAGCGCCTCCACGACCGCCTTTCGCGCCCGGCGCTCGCCGATGCCCTTGAGCAGCGCGAAGTAGTCGAGCAGCTCCTCCGCGCTCACCTTCGGATACACGCCGAACTCCTGCGGCAGGTAGCCCAGGGTCCTGCGCACTGCGTCCTTCTGCTCCAGCACGTCGACGTCGCCCAGGCGGACGCTCCCCTCGTCCGGCTCCTGCAGGGTGGCCAGGATGCGCATCAGCGTGGACTTGCCGGCGCCGTTGGGGCCCAGCAGGCCGTACATCCCCGCGGGAATGGTGAGGGTCACGTCCTTCAGCGCCCGCACGCCGTTGGGGTACGTCTTGGAGACGCCGCGAATGCTCAGTTCCATGGCTGCGTCTACCGGCGCCTGAGGATGTAGTACCCACCCCCCGCGTCGTACCGCAGCTCCGTCGCCGGGCCGCCGTCTCCGCCGCGGCGGAAGGTCAGGATCGCCTCGCCCCGGCGGAACGTCCAACCCTCGATCCACGGAAGCGGACGCGCCGGAGAGCCGTTGACCGAGAACGCGATCCCCTGCGGCGTCTGCGTCACCTCGACCACCATGTCGCGGCCGCGCGACGGGCCCCGGTACCGGCCGACGAGCGGCGAGGCGTCGCCCGTGAACCACGCCGGCTCCGGCCGCGTCCCCGGGAGCACCTCGGCCGCCAGCTCTCCGGCCAGCGCGCCCGGATCGAGGTTGCTCGAGCTGTTCATCAGGACGACGACCGCCATCTCCGCGTCGGGATACCAGGCCGCGTGCGCGGAGAAGCCCGTGATGGCGCCGCCGTGGCCGATGTGCCGGAGGCCGCGGAAGTCCGTGCCCACCTGGAGCCCCATCGCGTACCGGAGCGGCGTTCCGTCGTCGAGCCTCGACGGCGCGACCATCTCGGCGTACGACGCGGGCGGGAGCACCCTCCCGCCGTGCAGCGCCCGGAGCCACGTGACCAGGTCGCCCGCCGTCGAGCAGATCGAGCCGGCGGAGAAGGGCCACGTGTGCACGTTCGCCGGCGCGCGGCGGACGGCGCCGTCCTGGATGCGGTACCCGAGCGCGCGGCGGGGGACGTTCTCCGAGCTGTGGCAGTACATCGAGCGTGTCATCCCGAGCGGCTCGAAGATCTTCTTCTCGACGTAGTCCTCGTACGTCATCCCGCTCGCCTTCTCGATGACGAGGCCGAGGAGCCAGAAGGCGGAGTTGTTGTAGACCTGCGCCGTCCCCGTCGGGAACTGGAACGGCTGGCGCTTGATGAGCGCGTACGCGGAATCGCGCGGGAAGCTGGTGTTCGTGGCCAGGCCGCGGAACTCCGGGATCTCGGTGAGGCCGACGATGCCGGAGGCGTGGTCGAGCAGCCGGCGCAGGGGCACCCGGTTGCCGCGGGTGTCGAAGTCCGGGAGCCACTTCGTGACGTCGTCGTCGAGGCTGAGCTTCCC contains:
- a CDS encoding serine hydrolase domain-containing protein, translated to MLKLANARASLVALAVVSLGASAAAAQPGPALVQRLDSIAGSGVVENRAAGTVAAVVRGSDTLLFKAYGRADVEGGVPMPVDAMFEIGSLAKQFTAAAVLQLRDQGKLSLDDDVTKWLPDFDTRGNRVPLRRLLDHASGIVGLTEIPEFRGLATNTSFPRDSAYALIKRQPFQFPTGTAQVYNNSAFWLLGLVIEKASGMTYEDYVEKKIFEPLGMTRSMYCHSSENVPRRALGYRIQDGAVRRAPANVHTWPFSAGSICSTAGDLVTWLRALHGGRVLPPASYAEMVAPSRLDDGTPLRYAMGLQVGTDFRGLRHIGHGGAITGFSAHAAWYPDAEMAVVVLMNSSSNLDPGALAGELAAEVLPGTRPEPAWFTGDASPLVGRYRGPSRGRDMVVEVTQTPQGIAFSVNGSPARPLPWIEGWTFRRGEAILTFRRGGDGGPATELRYDAGGGYYILRRR
- a CDS encoding ABC transporter ATP-binding protein, whose translation is MELSIRGVSKTYPNGVRALKDVTLTIPAGMYGLLGPNGAGKSTLMRILATLQEPDEGSVRLGDVDVLEQKDAVRRTLGYLPQEFGVYPKVSAEELLDYFALLKGIGERRARKAVVEALLRQVNLWDVRRQKLGGYSGGMRQRFGVAVALLGSPKLMIVDEPTAGLDPAERVRFLNLLSEVGENSVVLLSTHIVEDVSELCTRMAIIDRGEILLEAEPLGAIGEMRGRIWRSVIEKRALAGLEREHAVISTKLLAGRTVVHVYSDAAPGPGFEPAEPDLEDVYFSTMAGHIGRRRGEPAAAP